From Pseudomonas sp. G.S.17, the proteins below share one genomic window:
- a CDS encoding amidohydrolase family protein has product MPDSLTSPILGIDGHAHVFDRELTLTSGRRYTPDYDATLDAYLTQLRIHGLSHGVLVQPSFLGTDNRYLLAALQQAPQQLRGVAVVDIDISREQLEKMGEQGIVGIRLNLMGKALPDFTEPQWQRLFGHVADLGWHVELHRGVVDLPQVIRGLLPFGCKIVIDHFGRPDALSGVDHPAFQALLETGSNGQVWVKVSAIYRLGGNNQQNMAFAQAALPLLVKHFGLDRLVWGSDWPHTQHEQDVSFDTVVQQLQESGCDDSVRRALLIEAPQALFGFFGG; this is encoded by the coding sequence ATGCCTGATTCCCTTACCTCGCCAATCCTCGGCATCGATGGCCACGCCCATGTCTTCGACCGCGAGCTGACGCTCACTTCGGGCCGACGCTACACACCCGATTACGACGCCACGCTGGATGCGTACCTGACGCAATTGCGTATTCACGGCTTGAGCCATGGTGTATTGGTGCAGCCGAGTTTTCTCGGTACCGATAACCGCTACCTGCTGGCCGCGCTGCAACAGGCTCCACAGCAACTGCGCGGTGTCGCGGTGGTGGATATCGATATCAGCCGTGAACAGCTGGAGAAAATGGGCGAGCAAGGCATTGTCGGCATACGCCTGAACCTGATGGGCAAGGCGCTGCCTGACTTCACCGAGCCGCAGTGGCAGCGCCTGTTCGGCCATGTCGCCGATCTGGGGTGGCATGTGGAACTGCATCGCGGTGTCGTCGATTTACCGCAAGTGATTCGCGGGCTGTTGCCTTTCGGCTGCAAGATCGTAATCGATCACTTCGGCCGCCCGGATGCGCTGTCGGGCGTCGATCACCCGGCATTCCAGGCTTTGCTGGAGACCGGTTCGAATGGGCAAGTTTGGGTAAAAGTCTCGGCCATCTACCGCCTCGGCGGTAACAACCAGCAGAACATGGCTTTCGCCCAAGCGGCCTTGCCATTACTGGTCAAGCATTTTGGTCTGGACCGACTGGTTTGGGGCAGCGATTGGCCGCATACCCAGCATGAGCAGGACGTCAGTTTCGATACCGTAGTTCAGCAGCTGCAGGAATCAGGCTGCGATGACAGCGTGCGCCGGGCGCTGTTGATCGAAGCGCCGCAGGCGTTGTTTGGGTTTTTCGGTGGTTAG
- a CDS encoding HAMP domain-containing sensor histidine kinase, protein MSLLNPSNGWRSSSSRLLALYSFLFVAWSCTLIGVVYWEVTSYLDNLARHSLMQRQQLFARFQGEQLVEALATSMTFDMRAVDAYGLFDARLQPLAGPIRNIPASLPLDGTIHELNNCVDSDDPDMPRDSCDAVASRTLDGHWLVLVRDNGSLFAVTTLILHALLWGLSLTIIPGIAGWHLLRRRPLRRIRGIQASAEAIVAGDLTRRLPVSTRRDELDMLAVIVNAMLDRIEKLMNEVKGVCDNIAHDLRTPLTRLRAQLYRIQQQSPEDSLVATQMDQVIAEADTLMARFRGLLRISELEDHQRRSAFVELEPKPLLQEVHDFYLPLAEEGGVSLYLQVDDDLPPLLGDHALLFEALANLLSNSIKFTPPGGSVTLGARAEGGSTCITVEDSGPGIPEAERKAVFRRFYRSENGNQQSGFGLGLSIVAAIVNLHGFTLHIGTSSLGGASLSLECRQVKALV, encoded by the coding sequence GTACAGTTTTCTCTTCGTAGCCTGGAGCTGCACCCTGATCGGCGTGGTGTACTGGGAAGTCACCAGCTATCTCGACAACCTGGCCCGCCACTCGCTCATGCAACGCCAACAACTGTTCGCCCGCTTCCAGGGCGAACAACTGGTCGAAGCGCTGGCCACCAGCATGACTTTCGACATGCGCGCCGTGGACGCCTACGGCCTGTTCGACGCTCGGTTGCAGCCATTGGCCGGACCGATCCGCAACATCCCGGCCAGTCTGCCGCTGGACGGCACGATTCACGAACTCAACAACTGCGTCGACTCCGATGACCCCGACATGCCGCGCGACAGTTGCGATGCAGTCGCCAGCCGAACCCTGGACGGACACTGGCTGGTGCTGGTGCGCGACAACGGTTCGCTGTTCGCCGTCACCACGCTGATATTGCATGCTCTGCTCTGGGGTTTGTCGCTGACGATTATTCCCGGCATTGCCGGCTGGCATTTGCTACGGCGCCGCCCGTTGCGGCGCATTCGCGGCATTCAGGCCAGCGCCGAAGCCATCGTCGCCGGGGACCTTACCCGCCGCCTGCCGGTTTCAACCCGTCGCGATGAGCTGGACATGCTGGCCGTGATCGTCAACGCCATGCTCGACCGCATCGAAAAACTGATGAACGAGGTCAAGGGCGTCTGCGACAACATTGCCCACGACCTGCGCACGCCGTTGACCCGCCTGCGTGCGCAGCTGTACCGCATTCAGCAGCAGTCGCCGGAAGATTCCCTGGTCGCCACGCAAATGGATCAAGTCATCGCCGAAGCCGACACGCTGATGGCACGCTTTCGTGGCTTGCTGCGAATTTCAGAGCTGGAAGATCATCAACGACGCTCGGCATTCGTCGAACTGGAGCCCAAGCCTCTATTGCAGGAAGTGCATGATTTCTACTTGCCGCTGGCCGAAGAAGGCGGTGTCAGCCTGTATTTACAGGTGGACGACGACCTGCCGCCATTGCTCGGTGATCACGCCCTGCTGTTTGAAGCGCTGGCCAATCTGTTGAGCAACTCGATCAAGTTCACACCACCGGGCGGCAGCGTCACTCTTGGCGCACGCGCCGAAGGCGGCAGCACCTGCATTACCGTGGAAGACTCCGGCCCCGGCATTCCTGAAGCGGAACGCAAAGCGGTATTCCGACGTTTCTATCGCAGTGAAAACGGCAATCAGCAAAGCGGCTTCGGCCTGGGCTTGTCCATCGTCGCGGCGATCGTCAACCTGCACGGCTTTACGCTGCACATCGGCACCAGCTCATTGGGTGGCGCGAGTTTGAGTCTGGAGTGTCGGCAGGTTAAGGCGTTGGTTTGA